From the Selenomonas sp. oral taxon 920 genome, the window CTGGAACATCCCGACGTGCAGATCAAGCGGCAGGTCGATATCAACTACAACATCACGTTCGTCATCCACCACGAATTTTACGTAGCGGTACTGGCTGTTCCACTCGTTGAGCTTCTCGTGGAACGCCTTCGGATCCATGTCCTCCTCCAGACGCACAAGATTGAAGTACTTGATCTTGATAAAGTCGTTCGTGTCGCCCTTCTCCGTAACGACAATCGCAATGCTTACGACACAGCCGTTGTCCAGCTGTTGACGCATACGGATGATCTGCTCCTCGCCATCATCGGTCACGTCCTCGCCGTATTTCATATCCTGCTTGTCGAGTTCCGCCTTGATCGATTCAAACGCGCTGTTCTTGAGCCCTTCGTCGCTCCCACTGAACCCGTCAAAAAGTCCCATACAGTCCGTTCCTCCATTCAACTTCCGTATTTTTAGAATCCACGCAGTTCATTCCTCCGAACTCGCCTTGTGCCCGCGTGTGCAAAGTTCTGTCAGATCATCATAGACCTTCTCCACGACGCGCATGCCGACCGCCATCATCGCCATCACGCTGTCCGGTTGGAACTCACCCTTGTGAAGGTCAAGCGGCAGATCAATGTCGAGAACGACATCCTGATCGCGGTCAAGGCAGAACTTCACATAGCGGAACTCACCATTCCATGTGTTGATCTTCGCAAGCAGCTCCGCGCGTGCCTCGGCCCTCTCCAGATAGGCAATGTCATAGAGCTTGATCTTGATGAAGCCGTCGGCATGGTCATATTCGCGCACGACAATGACCGCCGTGATCGGCTCGTCATTCTCGAGTTCGTTTCGCATATAGAAATATGTTTCCTGACGGTTTTCTTCCTTCTCATCATTGATTTCGTAGTTCCAGTCGTTGCGGTCCAGTTCCTCCTTGATCGCATTCCTGATCCCCATTGGAGCGGCGGCTTCACCGCCCTTGAATCCATCGAAAAGTCCCATTTGTCCCCTCCATATCTGCTCTGCTCTGTCCGCAGGGCATATGTCCCCATTCGTTATGGCGCCGGAGCAATCAAACCGATCGCAGTAAGCGTATCGATTGCAGCAGTGCCGCGTTCATTTTGAAACTCAAGCGTCGAGACGACGACCTGTCGTATGTATTTCTTTTCGCCGTCTTCATAGTAACTGCTGATGTCATGGATCACGAGCGGGGTACCCCCCATATCCTGCCCGAGATAGAGCATAACATGACCGGGACGAAAGAGCAGTGCGCCCGGCGGCACCTCTGCGAGGAGCGCACAGCGCTCCGCCGCAGACAGTCCGGCAAGAGGCAGAAGCGAACAGGCACGCTCCTGCATATCCGCATCGCGTGGGAGCTCTACCCCCATCGCGCGATAGATGTTCTGTACATAGGAGGAACAGTCCATCCCATTGTTTGCCCCGCCCCAGCCGTACTCCGTATGGAGCGGCACGAATGCGAGGCGTACGAGATTGTTGCGTGTCAGCGGCAGTCGCCCGGCATGGAGACGTCCGTCATCGGGCATGTGCACCTCCTGTACGGCGAGACGCCCCCCAGCGTTCCGCACAGGCAGGAGGAGACGGAGCGTCCCGTCCTCTGCACGCGTCCCCGGAATCTTTGCTCCGAGCTGATAGCAAAGCCCCTCCTCCCCTAGGGTAAGCTGCGCCGCCGTTACAGTGAAGAACGCCTCCGGCGCAGCGAATGTGCGCCACGTCTGTGCGTCCGCGTGTGCAATCGCACGTGCATCGACCCAGCCGCGATAGTCCCGGGTCTCGATGAAGGCAAAAAGCCCGTCCGTCGAGTGATGAAGGAGCAAAACGGCTTCCCCTGGGTCGAGCACAGTGCCCTGCAGGGCATCGTAGCGCACATCATCCGGAGCCTCGTACCAACCCTCCTCCGTCGGCAGGAGCCGCACATCGGCGCGGCGAACGGCAACGGCAGGGCGCGCGGTCACCTGTGTGCCGATCGTATCGACACTGCAGTTTCTGCACACCGCCTGCCACTGCTCTTCACGCAGGAGCTGTTCGCCCGCATAGAGTTCCGGCAGTGCGCGGTCAAGTCCCTGTGCCGCCGCATGGATCTGCGCACGCAGCCCCCGCGCCGAGCGTCTCTCATGTGTGCTGACCAGATCGCGTACGAGCCCCTTCACCGTACTCCGATGCGCATACGCTTCCGCCTCCGCCGAACGAAGGAGCGGCGCATCTCCGTCCGGACGCAGCCAGTAGTCTGCGGTCGCCGCCGCTCCCTCGACGGGTAGCGCCGCAGAGACAGGGACAACCATGAGAAGAGAGAAGAACACCGCGCCGAGGGTCACTCCCCATCGGCATATGCGTTCAGGCACTCTCCTGTTCTCCGCGCAGTTCGCTCAGCCCCCATGCGAAGAAAGCATCCATCCCCATGAAGGCAAAGCCATTGTCCGTCACCGCCTCCCCGAACTCCTCCATCGTTCCGATGGCAAAGGAGCCTGCGTGACGTCCCGGCGCACGCGTGGGGAGATCCCCGCGCACACCGCGCTCAAAGAACGCCTCAGTGTCGCTGTTGACCGCCGCAAGTTCATGCAGGAAGTTGCGCGCCATCTTCATCTTGCCGAGGCGGTAAAAGAGCATCGCCAGCGGCAGATACATCAGTGCCACGCCCTCTTCGTAGCGCTGATACAGCCGGATTGCATCGTCCCCCTCCTCGATTGCCGAGTAGATGAACATGAGCTGATAGCGGCGCCCGAGTGCATCGTGCTCCGAGAGGCGGAGCATCTCCTCGCACTCCTTTGCCGCAAGGCGCAGTTTGCGCGCTGCCAGCAGGGACTCCAGATAGGAAAGGCGCAGGAACATATAGGGCTTCGTCGCAGGCATCGCCCAGAACTTGCCGATGTTCTCCTCCGCAAACATGCCCTCAGCCTCGAGCCGCGCGGTCGCTTTACGCGTCAGATCCTCGTAATGGTGCACGCGGTCGTCAGCATTCTTGGCAAGGTACTCAATCTGCATGCACGCTGCCGTGATGTTCTCCGGCTCGATACGCAGAACCCGCTTGATGATGCGGTAGCGCTCCTCCCCGGTCTTCTTTCGTGCACGCGCAATGAGTTCATCCGCAGTAAGCGTGTTCACCTCACGCGGCAGATTCGGATTCTCGCGCAGGCGCCGGCTGAGATCCGAAACAATCTCGGTCATGCGCTCTACGCTGATCTCGCCCCCCTCGGCCTTTACCATGCGGTTCAGTTCAAGCTGCATCCATTCCTTGTCTGTCATGCGGTGTACCTTCCTTTGCCCGTATGTTCTGAGAGAATCACTGATAAAATGGAAGCCGTCCGTTTGGTATAGATATTTCATTCTGTCGCGCAGGAAAGCCAAACACAGAGTGCTGCTCTGCGGAGGATTTGCCGACGAAGAGAGGCAGAAAAGATGTGCCAAGATGATGGCGCTGAATTTATCAGTACTTCCCTAGCCCTATTATACCTTGTTTTGCAGGAAAAAGCTACAAAAAAGAACTGCCTCCCCACGTTTTATGGGAGGCAGTTCTTTTATGATTCTTTCTTCTTCTTTTGCTCATTCTTATCTTTTTTTGCGGGCTTTTCATTGGCATTGTCCGCCGATTCCAGCATTTTTTGCTTCTTCTCCTCGAGCGCCGCACGGTCGGCATCGCTAAGTATACCGCGCGAGCGCCGGATCATAGCTTCCTGATGGCTCATGCTGTAGTTGATGATCGCATCGATGAATTTCCGTTCGACATCCTTGTCCGAGAGTTCGGTGAGCGCGATCTCCTTCGTATTCTCCTCACGCGAGAGTGTGCCCCATGTGCTGTCCAGATCCTCATGCGCGGTGACATGGACGACTCCTGTACGCAGGTCGATCATGAGATACTCTGCCGCCCCCGAGAGATCACCGTAGCCATCGAGCGGAAGCATGCGCCAACGGCGCTTCGATACGACATCTTGGATCTGAATCTGGTCGTAGACGCGCAGCGTCGGCACCAAGATCTTCGTCATGTCGATATACCCATGCGCATCCGATGCGAACTGGATATACTCCTTGTTGAAATAGTAGCTCTGGCGTGCCGTCGACTGGACCCACTCATAGATATTCTTGGGGATTTCCTCCGCCGCTGCCGCCGGCCGCGCCCCCATAAACAGGGCGGCACAGAGAAGAAGTGCGGCCCCCCATTTTTTTTGCACGTATCATCGCTCCCATCAAATAACCGTTATCACTTCTCTCTATGCTATCCTCAAAATCTGAATTTTTACTGAATACAAATCCGTTTACAGACTGGAGTAGTATTCCCAATCATCCGCGTTGTCGAGGCTGTCCAGCTCGTACGGCGTACCCTGATAGACGTAGTAGTTCAGCCAGTTGGCGAAAAGGAGATGTGCGACGCTGCGCCAGCGTACGACAGGCGCGCGATTCGGATCATCCCCGGGGTAGTAGTTGCACGGAATGTCCGGATCGAGCCCGGCGGCAAGATCGCGGTCGTACTCCGCCTTGAGCGTCAGCGGATCGTACTCAGCGTGCCCCGTGATGAAGAACTGACGGCGGCGCAGATTCGCGATGATGTAGACGCCCGCATCGCCCTCGGCGAGAACGGTGAGTTCCGGCACACGTTCAATATCCGCGCGCCGCGTCTCCGTGTGCCGTGAATGCGGTACATAGAAGCTGTCGTCGAAGCCGCGCAGAAGCGCCTCGTGCTGCACGCAGAGGCGGTGTTCATAGACGCCGAAAATCTTCTTGTCCGTCCAGTATTTGGGGATGCCGTAGTGGTAGTAAAGGCCCGCCTGTGCGCCCCAGCAGATATGGAACGTGGAGTAAGCGTGCTTGCGGCTCCACTGCATGATCTCGGACACCTCGTCCCAGTAAGCGACGTGCTCAAACGGAAGCTGCTCGATCGGTGCTCCCGTGATGATAAAGCCGTCGTATTTCTTATGCCGCACCTCGGCGAAGGTTCCGTAGAACTCCGTAAGGTAGTCGCGCGACGTGTGTGTAGGGATATAGGACTCCGTGTAGATGAAGTCCACCTCGACCTGCAGGGGCGTGTTGCCGAGGAGACGCAGGAGCTGCGTCTCTGTCACGTCCTTGATCGGCATGAGGTTCAGAATGAGTATGCGCAGCGGACGAATATCCTGACTGTACGCGCGTGCCGCATTCATGACGAAGATGTTCTCCCCCTCGAGAACATTCGTCGCAGGCAGATTATTTGGTATTTTAATCGGCATTGTGTCCGTTTCCCTTCCCCGCAGAATCACTCATCGGGATTCCCAATTTCCATTTCAAAGATTAAAGCTGATAGCGTGCAAGCCACGTCTTGTATCCGTCGGCATAGGCACGCAGACGAACGAGTCCGCGC encodes:
- a CDS encoding YbjN domain-containing protein, with translation MGLFDGFSGSDEGLKNSAFESIKAELDKQDMKYGEDVTDDGEEQIIRMRQQLDNGCVVSIAIVVTEKGDTNDFIKIKYFNLVRLEEDMDPKAFHEKLNEWNSQYRYVKFVVDDERDVVVDIDLPLDLHVGMFQADSFMAMVGVGLQVLEEVYPEMMKLRWA
- a CDS encoding YbjN domain-containing protein, with the protein product MGLFDGFKGGEAAAPMGIRNAIKEELDRNDWNYEINDEKEENRQETYFYMRNELENDEPITAVIVVREYDHADGFIKIKLYDIAYLERAEARAELLAKINTWNGEFRYVKFCLDRDQDVVLDIDLPLDLHKGEFQPDSVMAMMAVGMRVVEKVYDDLTELCTRGHKASSEE
- a CDS encoding C40 family peptidase, coding for MPERICRWGVTLGAVFFSLLMVVPVSAALPVEGAAATADYWLRPDGDAPLLRSAEAEAYAHRSTVKGLVRDLVSTHERRSARGLRAQIHAAAQGLDRALPELYAGEQLLREEQWQAVCRNCSVDTIGTQVTARPAVAVRRADVRLLPTEEGWYEAPDDVRYDALQGTVLDPGEAVLLLHHSTDGLFAFIETRDYRGWVDARAIAHADAQTWRTFAAPEAFFTVTAAQLTLGEEGLCYQLGAKIPGTRAEDGTLRLLLPVRNAGGRLAVQEVHMPDDGRLHAGRLPLTRNNLVRLAFVPLHTEYGWGGANNGMDCSSYVQNIYRAMGVELPRDADMQERACSLLPLAGLSAAERCALLAEVPPGALLFRPGHVMLYLGQDMGGTPLVIHDISSYYEDGEKKYIRQVVVSTLEFQNERGTAAIDTLTAIGLIAPAP
- the metA gene encoding homoserine O-acetyltransferase MetA; translation: MPIKIPNNLPATNVLEGENIFVMNAARAYSQDIRPLRILILNLMPIKDVTETQLLRLLGNTPLQVEVDFIYTESYIPTHTSRDYLTEFYGTFAEVRHKKYDGFIITGAPIEQLPFEHVAYWDEVSEIMQWSRKHAYSTFHICWGAQAGLYYHYGIPKYWTDKKIFGVYEHRLCVQHEALLRGFDDSFYVPHSRHTETRRADIERVPELTVLAEGDAGVYIIANLRRRQFFITGHAEYDPLTLKAEYDRDLAAGLDPDIPCNYYPGDDPNRAPVVRWRSVAHLLFANWLNYYVYQGTPYELDSLDNADDWEYYSSL